One genomic segment of Ricinus communis isolate WT05 ecotype wild-type chromosome 5, ASM1957865v1, whole genome shotgun sequence includes these proteins:
- the LOC8279123 gene encoding folate transporter 1, chloroplastic isoform X3, translated as MTTAQSESKWQWENATAGAVAGFATVSATHPLDVVRTRFQVHDGRVSSLPAYKNTAQAILSITRFEGLKGLYAGFLPSVLGSTVSWGLYFFFYGRAKQRYSKNRDEKLSPGLHLASAAEAGALVCLCTNPIWLVKTRMQLQTPLHQIQPYSGLYDALKTIMREEGWSALYKGIVPGLFLNSVDYAVLGGSSKVAAIILTYPFQVIRARLQQRPSMNGVPKYMDSWHVVKETARFEGLRGFYKGITPNLLKNVPAASITFIVYENVLKLLKLTRRND; from the exons ATGACAACGGCACAGTCAGAGTCAAAATGGCAATGGGAGAATGCCACAGCCGGTGCTGTAGCAGGCTTCGCCACCGTTTCCGCCACTCATCCTCTGGATGTTGTCCGTACTAGGTTTCAAG TTCATGATGGCCGAGTCTCGAGTCTTCCAGCCTACAAGAACACTGCTCAAGCCATTTTATCCATTACTCGCTTCGAG GGTCTGAAAGGGCTATATGCAGGCTTCCTCCCATCAGTTCTTGGTTCAACAGTTTCATGGGGTTTATACTTTTTCTT CTATGGAAGAGCCAAACAAAGGTATTCTAAGAACAGGGATGAGAAGTTGAGCCCTGGTCTCCATCTTGCATCTGCTGCAGAAGCTGGAGCTTTA GTTTGCTTATGTACAAATCCTATTTGGCTTGTTAAGACAAGGATGCAGCTTCAGACTCCTCTGCACCAAATTCAACCATATTCTGGGCTCTATG ATGCATTAAAAACTATAATGAGAGAGGAAGGATGGAGTGCACTTTATAAAGGAATTGTTCCTGGTCTTTTTCTG AATTCAGTTGATTATGCGGTTCTTGGGGGTTCTTCTAAAGTTGCTGCTATTATTTTGACATACCCATTTCAG GTTATTCGAGCTCGATTGCAG CAACGACCTAGTATGAATGGAGTTCCAAAATATATGGACAGCTGGCATGTTGTGAAGGAAACTGCAAG GTTTGAAGGTCTTCGAGGTTTCTACAAAGGCATTACACCGAATCTTCTGAAAAATGTTCCTGCTGCTTCAATAACATTTATTGTTTATGAGAATGTCCTGAAGTTGCTGAAATTAACGAGAAGAAATGACTAG
- the LOC8279123 gene encoding folate transporter 1, chloroplastic isoform X1, with amino-acid sequence MTTAQSESKWQWENATAGAVAGFATVSATHPLDVVRTRFQVHDGRVSSLPAYKNTAQAILSITRFEGLKGLYAGFLPSVLGSTVSWGLYFFFYGRAKQRYSKNRDEKLSPGLHLASAAEAGALVCLCTNPIWLVKTRMQLQTPLHQIQPYSGLYDALKTIMREEGWSALYKGIVPGLFLQVSHGAIQFTAYEELRKIIIDHKSKDRESNHKSSDINLLNSVDYAVLGGSSKVAAIILTYPFQVIRARLQQRPSMNGVPKYMDSWHVVKETARFEGLRGFYKGITPNLLKNVPAASITFIVYENVLKLLKLTRRND; translated from the exons ATGACAACGGCACAGTCAGAGTCAAAATGGCAATGGGAGAATGCCACAGCCGGTGCTGTAGCAGGCTTCGCCACCGTTTCCGCCACTCATCCTCTGGATGTTGTCCGTACTAGGTTTCAAG TTCATGATGGCCGAGTCTCGAGTCTTCCAGCCTACAAGAACACTGCTCAAGCCATTTTATCCATTACTCGCTTCGAG GGTCTGAAAGGGCTATATGCAGGCTTCCTCCCATCAGTTCTTGGTTCAACAGTTTCATGGGGTTTATACTTTTTCTT CTATGGAAGAGCCAAACAAAGGTATTCTAAGAACAGGGATGAGAAGTTGAGCCCTGGTCTCCATCTTGCATCTGCTGCAGAAGCTGGAGCTTTA GTTTGCTTATGTACAAATCCTATTTGGCTTGTTAAGACAAGGATGCAGCTTCAGACTCCTCTGCACCAAATTCAACCATATTCTGGGCTCTATG ATGCATTAAAAACTATAATGAGAGAGGAAGGATGGAGTGCACTTTATAAAGGAATTGTTCCTGGTCTTTTTCTG CAGGTTTCTCATGGTGCTATTCAGTTCACAGCATATGAGGAACTTCGAAAAATTATCATTGACCATAAATCTAAAGATAGAGAAAGCAATCATAAAAGTTCTGACATCAATTTGTTG AATTCAGTTGATTATGCGGTTCTTGGGGGTTCTTCTAAAGTTGCTGCTATTATTTTGACATACCCATTTCAG GTTATTCGAGCTCGATTGCAG CAACGACCTAGTATGAATGGAGTTCCAAAATATATGGACAGCTGGCATGTTGTGAAGGAAACTGCAAG GTTTGAAGGTCTTCGAGGTTTCTACAAAGGCATTACACCGAATCTTCTGAAAAATGTTCCTGCTGCTTCAATAACATTTATTGTTTATGAGAATGTCCTGAAGTTGCTGAAATTAACGAGAAGAAATGACTAG
- the LOC8279122 gene encoding epoxide hydrolase A gives MEGVSHQRIKTNGIWLHIAEKGTGPLVLLLHGFPELWYSWRHQISFLANHGYRVVAPDLRGYGDSDSPLSPSSYTVFHLVGDLIGILDHFGEQKAFVVGHDWGAAIGWNLSLYRPDRVRGLIAISVPYYQRNPDDKVIESFKRMFGDGFYICQFQEPGRAEKAFARYDYLTVMKKFLLISKTDNLIAPLGMEIIDYLQTPAVVPPWITEEELQVYADKFLETGFTGALNYYRAMDLNWELSGPWQGSKITVPTKYIVGDKDIGFEINGTKNYVLGDTFKKFVPDLEVVVLDGHHFIQQEKAQEVSEEIIAFLCKLSEIK, from the exons ATGGAAGGGGTAAGTCAccaaagaataaaaacaaatgGAATATGGCTGCACATAGCAGAGAAAGGCACAGGACCATTGGTGCTTCTGCTTCATGGTTTCCCTGAATTGTGGTATTCATGGAGGCATCAAATCAGTTTCCTTGCCAACCATGGATACCGTGTTGTTGCTCCTGATTTACGAGGCTATGGTGACTCTGACTCCCCACTCAGCCCCAGCTCCTACACTGTTTTTCACCTTGTTGGTGATCTCATAGGCATTCTTGATCATTTTGGTGAACAAAag GCGTTTGTGGTTGGACATGACTGGGGGGCAGCAATTGGTTGGAATCTGAGCCTGTACAGGCCTGATAGAGTCAGAGGTCTAATAGCAATTTCTGTTCCTTACTACCAAAGAAATCCTGATGATAAAGTTATTGAATCATTTAAAAGAATGTTTGGAGATGGGTTTTACATATGTCAATTCCAG GAACCTGGAAGAGCAGAGAAAGCATTTGCTAGATATGATTATTTGACAGTGATGAAGAAGTTTCTATTGATAAGTAAGACTGATAACTTGATAGCTCCATTGGGCATGGAGATCATTGACTATTTGCAGACACCAGCAGTGGTACCACCATGGATTACTGAAGAAGAATTACAGGTCTATGCTGACAAGTTTCTAGAAACTGGTTTCACTGGTGCTCTGAATTACTATCGTGCAATGGACCT GAACTGGGAGCTTTCCGGGCCTTGGCAAGGATCAAAAATCACTGTTCCTACAAAATACATAGTTGGAGACAAAGATATTGGCTTTGAAATAAATGGTACGAAGAACTATGTACTTGGAGAtactttcaagaaatttgttCCAGATCTTGAAGTTGTTGTTTTAGATGGTCACCATTTTATCCAGCAAGAGAAAGCTCAAGAAGTCTCTGAAGAAATTATTGCCTTCCTATGTAAACTTTCAGAAATTAAGTGA
- the LOC8279123 gene encoding folate transporter 1, chloroplastic isoform X2: protein MTTAQSESKWQWENATAGAVAGFATVSATHPLDVVRTRFQVHDGRVSSLPAYKNTAQAILSITRFEGLKGLYAGFLPSVLGSTVSWGLYFFFYGRAKQRYSKNRDEKLSPGLHLASAAEAGALVCLCTNPIWLVKTRMQLQTPLHQIQPYSGLYDALKTIMREEGWSALYKGIVPGLFLVSHGAIQFTAYEELRKIIIDHKSKDRESNHKSSDINLLNSVDYAVLGGSSKVAAIILTYPFQVIRARLQQRPSMNGVPKYMDSWHVVKETARFEGLRGFYKGITPNLLKNVPAASITFIVYENVLKLLKLTRRND from the exons ATGACAACGGCACAGTCAGAGTCAAAATGGCAATGGGAGAATGCCACAGCCGGTGCTGTAGCAGGCTTCGCCACCGTTTCCGCCACTCATCCTCTGGATGTTGTCCGTACTAGGTTTCAAG TTCATGATGGCCGAGTCTCGAGTCTTCCAGCCTACAAGAACACTGCTCAAGCCATTTTATCCATTACTCGCTTCGAG GGTCTGAAAGGGCTATATGCAGGCTTCCTCCCATCAGTTCTTGGTTCAACAGTTTCATGGGGTTTATACTTTTTCTT CTATGGAAGAGCCAAACAAAGGTATTCTAAGAACAGGGATGAGAAGTTGAGCCCTGGTCTCCATCTTGCATCTGCTGCAGAAGCTGGAGCTTTA GTTTGCTTATGTACAAATCCTATTTGGCTTGTTAAGACAAGGATGCAGCTTCAGACTCCTCTGCACCAAATTCAACCATATTCTGGGCTCTATG ATGCATTAAAAACTATAATGAGAGAGGAAGGATGGAGTGCACTTTATAAAGGAATTGTTCCTGGTCTTTTTCTG GTTTCTCATGGTGCTATTCAGTTCACAGCATATGAGGAACTTCGAAAAATTATCATTGACCATAAATCTAAAGATAGAGAAAGCAATCATAAAAGTTCTGACATCAATTTGTTG AATTCAGTTGATTATGCGGTTCTTGGGGGTTCTTCTAAAGTTGCTGCTATTATTTTGACATACCCATTTCAG GTTATTCGAGCTCGATTGCAG CAACGACCTAGTATGAATGGAGTTCCAAAATATATGGACAGCTGGCATGTTGTGAAGGAAACTGCAAG GTTTGAAGGTCTTCGAGGTTTCTACAAAGGCATTACACCGAATCTTCTGAAAAATGTTCCTGCTGCTTCAATAACATTTATTGTTTATGAGAATGTCCTGAAGTTGCTGAAATTAACGAGAAGAAATGACTAG